The genomic region cagcagctccaAAGGCCTGTGGTTGTGTGGTTTGCAGCGAGCTGCCTGGCgtcgtgcctcagtttcctcatACATCAACCAGAATGTATAATAACAGTCTTTATCAAGTGTTTGTAAGGTGTCTGCATCACGTGCCGCTCAGCGTAAGCGACGCGTTGTAACTACAGACGTCCCTGGTCTGTGACAGGTTTGCCTTGGGTGGATAATGAACATCCCTGGTCTGTGAAAGGAGAGGTTCGCCTTGGGTGGATAATGAACATCCCTGGTCTGTGACAGGAGAGGTTCGCCTTGGGTGGATAACAAGGAGGAATTTTGCGGCAGGATTCGGGCCGCAGCCGGCAGGGACTGCCCAGACACGCCGCTCTCCATCACCCGCAGCCTGAGGGCCGCCAAGCCGCCTGGCAGGGCTTTCTGGCGACACCGCACCAGTGCCCGGGCAGCTGCTGACGGGACGGCAGAGCTGTGGAAGCCCGATGGCGCCTGTGGCACCACACGAACGCACCGGCCGGTGCCACCGCGCCTCACGCACAGTGCTCGGCCTTTGGCCCTCGGGGAGCAGGGCCCCGCTCAGACGGGGCGCAGACGGCTGCCTCCAGCGGGACTGGGGCGCTGCTGGGGGTCTGTCGGGCTGTCACATCTCCCCCCGTGGGGCACTTATCTCGTGTGCAACCAAAGCCGCCCAacccctgtgtcccccacaCCCGACTCTGTgagctccctgccctcatccaAGAtggccgcccggccccgcgcgtTGCTGGGCTGCCCGACGCCGGGGCGGCCATGTTGGATGAGGCGGGGAGCGCGGGCGCATCCCGTCATGCCGTGCGCGCGCCCGGAAGAGGGAGCGGGGCCGGTGTTGACAACATGGCGGCCGCTGGCTGCTCCGCGGGAGGAAGAGGCGGAgggagaggcggcggcgggcggaggAAGGAGTCTCATTCATAGACGGCCCGGCTCGCTGCCCTcgcccccctccctccccttcttcccccctccccggcGGCCGCCTCGCCCCCTCCCCGGCATCATGTCCTTCTTCAGGCGGAAAGGTaggggggcggcgggcgggaggcccggggctgaggggcggCCGCCGGCCCCGTCCCCCGCACGGTTGCTgggccccagccctgcccctccGGGTACGGCGGCCGGGCCTCGAGAGGAACCTCGGCCCCTGAGGAGCGGTTCCCCCGCGCATGACGGTCAGTCCCGGCACCTCCCGCCGCCGGGGCCCTTGTCTGTCCCTCGGGGTTCGGGGTGGCCTGGGGCTGAGCGGGGATCGCTGCTGCCGGGGTCTCGGGCTGTCGGCTGGGATCGAGGCTCTCGCAGTGATCTGGGGCAGCCTCGGCGGTGGTGGACGCGGTGCTGTAggctccttcccttcttccttccctcccgGGGCGGCTCAGGGAGCGGCTGCAGCCGCAGCGCTCGCAGCGTCCTTCCCCCCTCTTCTGTCCGGGAGGAACAGAGCTCAGCGGTTCTGCCACGGGTTGCCCGGGACTGGTGTAAAAGGTCACATACCTCACGCAGTTTTTGACCTTCTTTGACTGTTTGcagatttgtttttgttttcacaatGATGATATAGTTGGTTTGGTAAAACAGAGTAGGCTCAGTATGTTACAGCGGGAGCTAAAGACTCCGAAAAAGGGACCTCATCACACCTAGTTCTTCATAAAAGCCGAAGGAGTCCTTGACAATTTATTTTGTAACACGTTTGTTGATGTTGTGGAGGACAAGCTAAGGCTTGAAATGTAGGACTGCTGAAATATTGATGATGTTCCTGCAGCACAAATGGATTGAGTCTCAGTGTTCTTTGAGAGCGAAATGTTTTGAAGGCTCTTGTGATGAAGTGTGGTGTAGTGCACTTGCAATCTGCTGGAGACATGGTTTGAGTGGGTTTTATTGAAAGTGGCACCTTTTAGGAAGGGCCTCTTGGGAAAGGAGTTCTGTTATCTCTTGATGCCATAGTTCAAGCAGTATGACCAATGCTTTTCCAGCAGTGGCTGCTACAATGCTCTCCAAAAACACTTCTTGGTTACTAAAGCCCAAAATATGCATCTGGAGAAGCAAGACTCTTACCTAGGAGGAAAGAACATCTTATCTGAggtgatgtttttcttcttgactGGCATATGCTGTTGTAAGCTTGCTCAGCCAAAGTACCAGCATTGAAAATGTAATTCCTTGCAATAGTCCTGGAAGAAACAAGTTTAAACTTTTCTTCATACTGAATTCTGAAGACTCTCAAAGTCCACTGAAGGCTTTGCAAGTGCCATAATCCTTTTTGGAGTGTTTACATCCAAATGTTGAGCTGCAGGATAAAACTTTCATACTCCTTATAAACTACTCAAAAAtagctgcagctgctttcctggtgaAGAGAATTGTGTAGCTGCTCTTCCATTCTCATGGGTAATCATCAGAACAAGGTAAACTTTGGCAGAAGCTttctcagggagaaagcaaagTAATGTCTAATGGAGTATCTGTTTGTAATAGTTTGATTAAAGGATCTTTGGTCAGAGAGGAACAGTCAGAACTAAATGCCCAAGGGAGGCAGTGTTGAGGAAAGGAGAGAATTATGCTTTCATCTGAGTTGTATGTGAATTAACACTGGTTTTTTATAATCTCCATCTTTGATAGTGGCTTTCAGAGAAGATCTTGAACTGTGGCAGGGAGAAAAGCAACAAATTAAAGCTTGTGATAAAACTCTGTAGACTAGCCATCTGCAGTCCAAAACTGCACAAAAGCATTAGTGCTCTTGGGTTGAGCTCTTGTTGTTTAAGAGGACATTGCATTGGGTAAAaatcaaaatgctttttaaacagGGATCATAAAACAAACTCACATTAGCAAAACcagtaatcacagaatcccagaatggtgagggctggcagggccctgcagagctcatccagcacaagcccctgctacagcaggttcccctcactcagggggcacaggaacgtgtccaggggggtttggaaacctcccaggaaggagcctccacaccctccctgtgcagcctgggccagggctccctcagccctaCAGTAGGGAAGTTCTTCCTTTAAGTGGAGCtttctgtgctccagcttttgcccattaccccttgtcctgtcactgggcaggGCAGAAAGAAggggctgccccatccccttcaCATCCACTTGTCTGATGCTTGTAAGTGTGAGGTCACCCAAtgaattattcattttttttagcaTGGGCTTGAAAGTAAAGGTCAGAGAGGAGTGAGGCTGGGTAATAGGTTGAGAAATTGAACTCTGCCAGTTGAACCAGCAGCTGGGTGCTTGAGGGCAGATTGTGCCATTGAGTGTGCAGCCCTGGCTGTTGCACTGATAACATTCACTGGGGATATCTTGGTAATAATACACCCAGCTGGCTCCTGAAGATGGCTGTTGGGTGTTTGTAcacaggctgcaggaacagttcaggtttgctgcttcttcttcttctgtggTTCAAGATGTGAATTAAAATTCTCTGGTGTCACGTGGCTGCCTCGTGTGGGTTCAGTGTGTTGTCCCTTTGGGAATGGGGCTGCTGGAAAGTCTCACAAGCTCTTACTCCTCAGTCCCTGTGTACTGCAGTTATCTCTGGCTTCAAACAGACACTAAGTGACATCTTTTTGAGGAAAGTGAAAGTAAATTCCTTGAGTGAAGCTTCATTCTCTAAAATCGAGTCTTGTCTCATTCTTTTGTGCTGTTCgctgtttcattttgttgtgCTGGAAGCTGATGGGGCCCAAAGAAGCCTGTGCATAAGGAGGTTAGGAACATGAAACAGGAGTTCACATTACCAGTAGCAAGTGGGtagttaggcagagaggaactgggTAGCTGGTAAGAGGGAACAGACTTATTTATACTGAAAATAGACTTATGGAGGACTCTTCCTGTTGAAGTTCAGGGAGCATTGCCAATAGTTAGGAATCTGTTTGATAAATATGATAAATTGGGGTAATTTTGGCAAGGTGAAGGTCAGTGATGCTGTAGGGAGGTGGCTTCATACCCATTGTACCTCTGTTACTTCAGTCATGCAGGTTTCTTCCAGGGATTTTTCTCCTGCAGATCAGCACGCCTCCAGTTATGTAAAAGCTGCTTATTCTCCCTGTTCACAGCTGCATCTAGCTGCAAGAGGTCGGTTTCAAAAGAATCCAGCTCTTTTAACAGAGGCTTAAACCCCCCTGTCAGGGAGGGAATGTGCTAGCTGCTAGCTTAAACCTGAAATGCTGAGTGGCCAGTTTGCAGCCCTGCAGTGTTTCCCCTGCAGCCGCCACCGTGCAGGACAATTATGTAACAGGAGACTGAGGTTTCACTTCAAAACAGTAAAACATTGTAAATCCTTAAGTCAGAGTAGGGAAGGAGGAGATTTTTTGGGGAAGTGGGTGTTCTGGAAACCTGCTTGTGTTCTGTGATGTGTTTGGTGGTGCTGGACTGTGATGTGTGGTTGCCTTTGGAAGGACTCCACACCCGGTGTTCAAAGATGACCTGTTTGTAGTAATGATctcagcctggagcagctggagaaggtTTCCTCAGTAGATTATGTTCTTCCATATCTCCATGTAATTTGTTTCTCATGCCATCCTGTTTGTGCACTCCCttggtttctttatttttgtttctggcAGATCTCCTCCTTCACTTCCTTTAGGAGCTTCCTATCGAAAATAATGCTGAAAAATCACTTTTGCCTCCCAACTTTCTTTTAACTATTATCTTCCCATCAGTTGCTTGGCATAGCTTTGATGATAGCTAAGCAGTGGTGTTTGTGAGAATGAACTATAGTGTGGTTCCAGAACATGTCTGTGGTATCCATCATGACTACTTCACGGGGCTGGTTCCACAGGCATCTCTtcagctgtgtgtgctgcacTGCTCTTCCTGTCATACAAGGGCGATGTTGTTTTCAGATGTGTGATCTCTAGCTCATAGAGTGCAACTGCCAGTGCCCTACACTTAAAACACATCTATCCCATTCTTTACAGTTAATAATTGAAGTCACCTTGAATGTAGCCTTGCTTTAATCAGCAAGCATCCTTCTTAACATTAATTTTAGCATACTGTATTTCATTAAACTTCATTCATGGGTGACaaggttttgcttttgaaaatgaacaaaagctgtgaAAGCCTCTCTCAGTTACTAGATGTGCAGATTTAAATGAGTTTTAACAAAATGATAGTTTACATCTGCCTCTGATACTTGCTGAACTGGGGAATTCTGTCATCAAAACAGcattaatgttttcctttgtattttacAGTGAAAGGCAAAGAGCAAGAAAAGACCACAGATGTGAAAGCAATGAAAAGTAAGAGCCATGCTTATTTTACTTATAAATTCGTATGTCTCATGTCTTctgccatttttattttaaccagTGACATAGCTTCCTTATATCTGAGCACAGATGTGACCTgtgcattaaaaccaaaaactGTGTCCTGTTGCTGAGTGTTTATAGTAACTAATCTTTCCAAGACATCTTGCTGAAGGTGTACAGAAGGTTATTTGATTATGTCAGACATGAGGTTTCATTCAGAGTGATCATGCAGTTTGGTCACTTTGCAAACAGTGGTTATTGCTTATCTGCAACAAATTGCTTCTGGGGTTTCTCACTTAGCTGTAGTGTGCTTTACAGTTTGGAAAGTGCAGCTTCAAAGGGTGCAGTTTGTGAAAGAGGCTGCCAGTGTCTGATTTAGCTTTGACTGATGTGGCTTGTGAGACTGAAGATGTGAAGCTTGGTCAGAACGAATAGCTATTCTAACACCTGCTCTATGTGAGACAGAAATCTTGCAGCTAAATCTGTTGGGAGGGGGGAAATCTCAGCAACTGTAAGCAAACAAGGTTATTGATCCTGTCAGTTTTTATTGCAGTACTAAAAGGAGATGAGGTGATTTGCGTGGATCTGATGTGTTACTTTTGTATCCTCAGACAGAAGCCTGTTTCTGTACTTGTTAATGTGTTATCTGGATATCAAGAGAAAATTAAAGGCTTTTTTCACCTTGGTGCTCTATCTTTCAAATCAAATGTAGGAAACAGTAAGTTGCATCCATTTAATAGCACCCCCCATGATTTCAGTGCAACTACACTTTCCAGTGACTAGCTGCAAGAGCATACcaggaaaaggctgcaggacagtGACCCTCTCAGTACAAATCAATTGGATAAGTTACTGTGTTCCAtgctgtgagctgctgcagaCAGAGAGCACCTTTCCAGTTTGGCAAGCAGCTACTCCCCAGTCTGTGTGACGTCAGGTCAGTGATGTAGCCCTGTCTGGAGCTTCTGGAACAGGTGTTTAGTCCTTAGATGAAGTCCAGTTTTTCCCCAGATGTTCATAATATAAAATCCCATTTGCATCTAATTCACAAAAGCCTGAGCCATCGTGCAGAGTGTGGCTCTAGTTCTACATGAGCAGCCTCCACAAGCTTTCCCCACTTACTGGCATCAACCAAGCAACTGGCTGCCATCCACTGGCCttggaaaaaaaggtgttttctccaTTATTGCTGGTATTAAATACCAAAGGCTTTGTAAGAGGTGGCAAATGCTGTCTTGGTACAAACACTGCAGCTGGAGAAACACTGTGCAATACCTTAAACATTTTAACTCTCTTATATGGTTGCTCCTAAGGTATGTATCTGTTAGCATGATGTGCAAGTGTGAAACTGTCAACTTGTGTCATCATGTGTCATAAAATTATGCATAAAAATAAAGTTATACAGCATGAAAGTTCCCAAGCCCAAGAGCTTGACACCTTGATGAAACACATCGTTAGGAAGAAGTGTGCTGAGATAACGTGTCATCTGACTCGCTTTATTTTTGAGTCAGAGGTGTAAGATGTCCTTGCATTACCTCCTAATCAAGTGCAGTTTCCTGAGAGCTTTTGAAACCTCTATGAGCacgggttgggtttttttcagctttgtcaTCAATTAATAATTAGTTGGTGTTTTTTCACTGGCAGTGTTTTGTGTGAGGAAGTTGTTCTTGATTCTCTTTAGGCTCAAATATCCGGCTGTGTCCTGGAACAGCTAGAGGGGGTTAAGGCTCATGAAGCTGTGcttcttgctgtttctttttaaccttAAAAACAGagtcaaagaaaatattttcaaaagctatTCCTGCTCAAGCTCCCAGATAGCTTTGTAGCTGAGGATTTTGTAATGCATTTTAGCCTTCAAAAAGGCTGGATGGGCAAGAATGTTGTCACTCAACTGAGCTGTTGACAAGGTATGAAGCTGTTGCCATAGGGGCCATCAGGGAAGCAGGAAGACCTGGGAATAATATTTCAGGTGTAACCTGAGACTTGGTGTCTTTTGTTTAGCTGCTGAGTAAGGGAAGTACAGGTGAGTGGATACCACTGAGTTATTGTAAGTGAATTCTTTCTATAACGCAACTTATTTCTGTGGTCTTTACTCTCATCACACCCATGTTCAAAGGTGACACACAGGGGTACAGGGATGTTTTTAATAAGATTGGCTTCTGCAGACTCACTGGCCTATCTTGGGGTGTGTGACATTGGAAACTGTTTCAAAGAGGTCTTGAAGTCCTTGTCTTTTAATCATTCCTGTCTTGGTTCCAGCTCCAATACCAGTACATTCCCCTCAAAGAAGCACTCGAAATCATGCCTtgctggaggctgcaggaccAAGCCATGTGGCAATTAATGCCATCTCTGCCAACATGGACTCTTTTTCTAGCAGCCGGACAGCTGCCCTAAAGAAGCAGCCAAGTCACATGGAAGCTGCTCATTTTGGGGACTTAGGTAAGGCTTCATCAGCTGTATAATGTCACCATTTCTTTATACTCTCTATGTGTTGCTGGTATGCTCACCATCCTTTGCTTTTCAGGCAAATAATTGAAGTAACTAAACAAACTGACTGCTGTTTCAATATAATCCCTGTAACCCTAGCAGGGAAAGTCCTGCTATGGGCACAGTCCTTTTGGTTGTCAAAGGTTCCTTCATGTTGTGTCCCACCTTTATGTTGGAGCCATCCCTTCACCAGTTGCACTGCAGAAGCTTTTTGTATCAAATACCTGTGTCTGTAGCACAATGTGGAGTGATTCCCGTTCTATTTCTCTTTAGGCAGATCGTGTCTGAATTATCAGGCTCAAGAGACCAAATCAAGCCTTTCAAAGACCCTTGAACAAGTTCTGCAGGATGGTGTAGCCCTCCCTTATTTTATCCAGTTTATGGAAGTGCGCAGGATGGAACACTTGGTGAAGTTTTGGCTGGAGGCTGAAAGCTTCCACTCCACCACGTGGTCCCGGATCCGCGCACACAGCCTGAACACGGTGAAGCAGAGCTCGTTGGCAGAGCCGGTGTCGCCCTCCAAACAGCAGGAAATGGTGTCATCTTCTCCAACTGGTTTGCTTGAGGAGAGACTGGAGGATTCTGGCACAGTCCATCTGCTCAGGACCAAGCCAGTGGCTTCGGGCAAGAACGACAGAACTAGCAACAGCCAGAATCACGTGCTCTTGGGGCAGGAGAGTGACGCCACCAGTGTTCTTTGTCTAAGAAAGTCAGAGACAGGGACTCGGTCTGTTCCAGCTGATCAGCAAGAATCTTCCAAGCTTACAGTATCAAACAGAAACAGCCCTTCCTCTGCACTGAAAGACTTGTCAGGAAAACTCATGAAAAGTAAGTGATGTGTTCCCTTTCTTTAGAAAGGTGGGGAGGTCAGGGatgtgccagctgctgcttgctTTGTACACTGAGCTGCCTGAGCTCCTGCCTTGTCTCAGTACATGTGATGTTCATACAATCATagagttgttttggttggaaaagacctttaagatcatcaagtccaaccatgaacctcacactgccaaacccaccactaaaccatggccctcagctacacagcttttaaatatctccagggatggggactccaccacctccctgggcaaggAGTTGTGAGGAAGAAAGTAGCTGTGTGTCTCAGCAATGTTAACTTGGTGGATGAGGTGACTTCTGTTTGTATTGTTTGACTGGCTGGTTGTTTaaaggtttaaaaagaaatatgctGCTGAAGAGAGCTGAGAATTGTGATGTACTCTGGTAAACTTAGGTCACTTCTGTTATGTGTGTGGTCTAAAGAAGTGAAGGTGAGCATTGCAATGTGCCATTTTTCCCTCACCCATCCCAACTTGAAAGAATTACAGGAAATTTTGATGGTGGGACTGAGACTTGCTGGTTGACTTTACACAGCAGGTGAATATCCTGCATCACACAGAATGATGTAAGGTGTGGCTGCAAGAGTCttgtagagattttttttctgtggaacgTAGTGGTTTTGTTCTTGGATTTGACAGAGTTGTTCCCCTTGTAGCTGATTTGTTCTCATTTGGGTTCCACCTCCTCAGAGGCTGCTGGAAGTAGGGGATACAattgaaatatttactttagATAGTAAGGTACATGCACAGGAACCTGTTTCTCTACTTTGCATCTACTCAGTGCTCTCTCGTTTGTGCAAGTCTACAGACAAAAAGGAAACCCTCCTTTCTTCATATTGGTTCCTTTTGTTTGCCCAACTGTTTCCTCGTGTTGCATCCCTTTCACTTGCTGTTTGTCTGTCTCATATACCTCCACAATACATAACCTCAGCCCCAAAGTAGCTTAAACAAAGGCAACGATACTTTAGTCATGAAAAGCACCTCTGCATTCTGACATCCATGTACAAAGTCCTTTCTGAGAAGTCTGGAAAGTCTGGAGTGTAATATTTGTCTGTGTTCCAGAGCAAAGTCCCAACTCTCAAAAGGTGACACGTGAAGCACGTGGCTTGTTCTGAGACACTGCATTTGAAGatcattctttttcatttaattccttTATCATGCAAGTGGTTTATTCTCTATGATGAGAGCTAGAAAATGGGAACTTCACTGCAGTTCTTGCTGTAAAGGCGTTGCTTCTGAGACTGAGGTGTGCAGCTGAGGAACAGGCTGCTGTCTTGTCTGGTAACAGGGAATTCAGAGCCACGTTGCTTTATTCCCTCTGACTGGTCAGTCCGTGGGCACATGATGACATGGCTAGAGAGAAGACTGTCAGCAGCAAAGTATCAAGTAGTAGACTGAACACTTCATGGGAGGAAAACTTGTTTCTGATCATTAGATAGTTGCTTTGCTGAAGAGCAGGCATTTTATCCACTCCTTGCTTTAAACCTGTGCCAAGGAATTCAAAGTttgattctgtatttcttccttGTAGGTATAGAACGGGATGCAGTTAGTACTTTTACCAAATATATTTCTCCAGATGCTGCTAAACCAATACCCATTACAGAAGCAATGAGAAATGACATAGTTGGTAAGAATGTGTGCTGCTTCCTTATTTCagagcttcctccttccccacaaAAAATGTGCCTGTAATACCACACACTCGTATTTATTGTTGTGATTGTTATGAGTCTTACAGTCAGTTGTCAAAAGATAGTAGATCATATTACAAGTGTCAGTGGATCTGACCTTCCAGCAGTACTGTGCAATATCCCCAGAAGAACCTTCAGAGGCTCTGCTTAAATTAGTGAA from Colius striatus isolate bColStr4 chromosome 20, bColStr4.1.hap1, whole genome shotgun sequence harbors:
- the AKAP10 gene encoding A-kinase anchor protein 10, mitochondrial isoform X3 produces the protein MSFFRRKGRGAAGGRPGAEGRPPAPSPARLLGPSPAPPGTAAGPREEPRPLRSGSPAHDVKGKEQEKTTDVKAMKTPIPVHSPQRSTRNHALLEAAGPSHVAINAISANMDSFSSSRTAALKKQPSHMEAAHFGDLGRSCLNYQAQETKSSLSKTLEQVLQDGVALPYFIQFMEVRRMEHLVKFWLEAESFHSTTWSRIRAHSLNTVKQSSLAEPVSPSKQQEMVSSSPTGLLEERLEDSGTVHLLRTKPVASGKNDRTSNSQNHVLLGQESDATSVLCLRKSETGTRSVPADQQESSKLTVSNRNSPSSALKDLSGKLMKSIERDAVSTFTKYISPDAAKPIPITEAMRNDIVAKICGEDGQVDPNCFVTAQSIVFNAMEQEHFSEFLRSHHFCKYQIEVLTSGTVYLADILFCESALFYFSEYMEKEDAVNVLQFWLAADNFQSQLAAKKGQYDGQEAQNDAMILYDKYFSLQATHPLGFDDSVRLEIESNICREGGPLPNCFTTPLRQAWTTMETVFLPGFLSSNLYYKYLNDLIHSVRGDEFPGGNIALSIHGLGSSPDSDSLGGTDGSASQSNVKKANVKILKNFDEAIIVDAASLDPESLYQRTYAGRMTFGRVSDLGQFIRESEPEPDVKKSKGSRGDGVEDSKDDSQ
- the AKAP10 gene encoding A-kinase anchor protein 10, mitochondrial isoform X4, translated to MSFFRRKGRGAAGGRPGAEGRPPAPSPARLLGPSPAPPGTAAGPREEPRPLRSGSPAHDVKGKEQEKTTDVKAMKTPIPVHSPQRSTRNHALLEAAGPSHVAINAISANMDSFSSSRTAALKKQPSHMEAAHFGDLGRSCLNYQAQETKSSLSKTLEQVLQDGVALPYFIQFMEVRRMEHLVKFWLEAESFHSTTWSRIRAHSLNTVKQSSLAEPVSPSKQQEMVSSSPTGLLEERLEDSGTVHLLRTKPVASGKNDRTSNSQNHVLLGQESDATSVLCLRKSETGTRSVPADQQESSKLTVSNRNSPSSALKDLSGKLMKSIERDAVSTFTKYISPDAAKPIPITEAMRNDIVAKICGEDGQVDPNCFVTAQSIVFNAMEQEHFSEFLRSHHFCKYQIEVLTSGTVYLADILFCESALFYFSEYMEKEDAVNVLQFWLAADNFQSQLAAKKGQYDGQEAQNDAMILYDKYFSLQATHPLGFDDSVRLEIESNICREGGPLPNCFTTPLRQAWTTMETVFLPGFLSSNLYYKYLNDLIHSVRGDEFPGGNIALSIHGLGSSPDSDSLGGTDGSASQSNVKKANVKILKNFDEAIIVDAASLDPESLYQRTYAGRMTFGRVSDLGQFIRESEPEPDVKKSKGSMFSQAMKKWVQGNTDEAQEEMAWRIAKMIVNDVMQQAQCEQPAEKVPKL
- the AKAP10 gene encoding A-kinase anchor protein 10, mitochondrial isoform X1, with translation MSFFRRKGRGAAGGRPGAEGRPPAPSPARLLGPSPAPPGTAAGPREEPRPLRSGSPAHDVKGKEQEKTTDVKAMKTPIPVHSPQRSTRNHALLEAAGPSHVAINAISANMDSFSSSRTAALKKQPSHMEAAHFGDLGRSCLNYQAQETKSSLSKTLEQVLQDGVALPYFIQFMEVRRMEHLVKFWLEAESFHSTTWSRIRAHSLNTVKQSSLAEPVSPSKQQEMVSSSPTGLLEERLEDSGTVHLLRTKPVASGKNDRTSNSQNHVLLGQESDATSVLCLRKSETGTRSVPADQQESSKLTVSNRNSPSSALKDLSGKLMKSIERDAVSTFTKYISPDAAKPIPITEAMRNDIVAKICGEDGQVDPNCFVTAQSIVFNAMEQEHFSEFLRSHHFCKYQIEVLTSGTVYLADILFCESALFYFSEYMEKEDAVNVLQFWLAADNFQSQLAAKKGQYDGQEAQNDAMILYDKYFSLQATHPLGFDDSVRLEIESNICREGGPLPNCFTTPLRQAWTTMETVFLPGFLSSNLYYKYLNDLIHSVRGDEFPGGNIALSIHGLGSSPDSDSLGGTDGSASQSNVKKANVKILKNFDEAIIVDAASLDPESLYQRTYAGRMTFGRVSDLGQFIRESEPEPDVKKSKGSMFSQAMKKWVQGNTDEGVFLMHRQELSDSVC